One Leeia speluncae genomic window, ATTAGGTAGTTTCTTCATTACATCTAGCAAGGGGTGTGCCGACATCGGCCCTAGCGCCATGACAGAATCAATCTCTGGATGCGCAGATAGATAGTTAAAGATTTTCGTCCGGCTATCGTTCTCATTGCCATCAATCACCAACATCGCATTTTCGGCGCCATTGCCCGTTCCTTCGGCAAATCCCCGACAACGGTCATTCGATACACTGTTGTTGGCAAAATTATTTAAGCAGACCACACGTTTCGCCCCCTCCTTTCGGGCCCGCTCTCCAGCCTCATACGCAGCTTGGTACTCCGGTTGCCCAATATGCATGAGCGCCCCTAGTACATTACTTTGAGAGTTGAGTCCCGAGTTAAACGTAACGACAGGGATATGGTCTTTGCCCAATGCCTGAATCGCTGGCGCTAAGGTATTGAAGTCGGCAATGGTCGTCATCACGCCATCTACGTGCTCTTGTCTCGCCTTTTCTAGTAAGGCGGCCATTTTCTTAAGGTCCCCATCTGGTGGGTTCCAGTATTCGATTTGAATCCCTAAATCTTGGCTTGCATCTTGGATAGACTGCTTAATCACACTCCACCATTTGTCTGAGTTGGGCGCATGGCTAATCATGACCAACCTTGTTGCACTGGCCCACGGTGCAATTAACAAACATAAGATAAGACAACATAGCTTTTTCATTGAAGTGTTCTCCGTACCGCTTTGTCTGGGTATATTTTTTTATGGAAACGGAAAGCGCGTGACGAGACATCCTCGGAATGAGGAGAGGCGCAGAAAGAATCAGGTGGGGAAAACCGATCCTACAGAAGGAAATGCTCGCACACAAGAAAAAATGATCTTTTCATATTGCTTAGTCAGCTAACGGCTTTGCTTTCTCGCAAAGACGAAAATGATCAAATCGCTTATAATCGCCTTTTAATACCCCTAAAGTTTATAAGGTAATTATGAGCACCCTACCTCCTTGCCCACAATGTGATTCTGAATACACTTATGAAGACGGCGACATGCTGGTGTGCCCAGAGTGCGCGCACGAGTGGTCTAAAGATGCCGGTGACGCGACAGAAGCCGCCAAAGTAATTAAAGACGCATTTGGCAATGAATTAAAAGATGGCGATGCGGTGACAGTGATTAAAGATCTGAAAGTAAAAGGGTCTTCTTTGGTGGTTAAACAAGGAACCAAAGTGAAAAGCATTCGTTTAGTAGATGGCGATCACGACATCGACTGTAAGATTGATGGCATCGGTGCCATGCAGTTGAAATCTGAATTTGTGAAGAAAGCTTAATTTATAGCGCTGTTTGCCGTTCACAGACGCATGAAAAATGGGCGACTCCCTGAAAATGAGTCGCCCACTTTTTAGTATTTACTACTAGTAAGATCGACTTATGCAGCAACTGGCGTTTGGCGGATAAGGTGATCAAACGCGCCAAGCGCTGCTTTTGCACCTTCGCCCATGGCCACAATAATCTGCTTATACGGTACATCGGTCACATCACCCGCTGCAAATACACCACTTAGCGAGGTTTGTTGATGCGAACCGGTCACCACTTCTCCTCTACCATTTAGCTCTACACTACCTTTTAGCCAATCGGTATTTGGCAGCAAGCCAATTTGTACAAACACCCCTGCGACATCTAATGTCTGCGACTCACCACTTGTACGGTCGGTATACGTCATGCCTGTCATTTTCTGGCCATCACCCAATACCTCGGTCGTTTGTGCACGGGTGATGATGGTCGCGTTGCTTAAGCTACGTAGTTTGTCTTGCAATACCGCGTCAGCTCTTAAGCTATCACCAAACTCTAGCAAGGTAACGTGCTCTACAATACCAGCTAAGTCAATTGCCGCTTCCACACCAGAGTTACCGCCCCCCACTACTGCTACGCGCTTACCTTTAAATAATGGGCCATCACAATGTGGGCAGTAGGCAACGCCTTTGCCACGGTATGCTTGCTCACCCGGCACATTCAGTTCACGCCAGCGTGCACCCGTCGCCACCACAACCGATTTACTACGCAAGGTGGCACCGCTTTCTAATCTGACTTCAATCAGCCCATCTTTTTCAGACATGCCTGCAGCACGTTGCAAGTTCATAATATCGACATTGTATGAAGTCACATGCTGCTCAAGCGCGGTGGCGAGTTTTGGTCCTTCTGTTTCTTTCACAGAAATGAAGTTCTCAATCCCGACTGTATCGAGCACCTGACCACCAAAACGCTCAGCCACAACACCGGTACGAATCCCTTTCCGTGCGGCATAGATAGCTGCAGATGCGCCAGCTGGCCCGCCACCTACTACTAGTACATCAAATGGTGCTTTTTCATTAATCTTGGCGGACTCTCTTGCCACCAAACCGGTATCGAGTTTGGCCACAATTTCTTCTGCCGACATACGTCCTTGGCCAAAACTTGCACCATTTAAGTAAACGGTCGGCACAGACATAATTTGCTTGGCTTCTACTTCTGCTTGGAACAACGCACCGTCAATCATCGTGTGACGAATACGAGGGTTGAGCGTCGCCATTAAGTTAAGTGCTTGTACAACGTCTGGGCAGTTTTGGCAGCTCAGCGAAACATAAGTTTCGAACGCATAATCACCGTCCAAGCCTTGAATCTGCTCAATGAGGCTTGTGCTGGCCTTCGATGGATGACCACCGCTATGTAATAGCGCCAATACCAAAGAAGTAAACTCATGTCCCATCGGTACACCCGCAAACGTAATTCTGGCGGGGTTACCTTGGCGAGCTACCGAGAAGGATGGCTTGCGGTTATCTGTGCCGTCTAAACGAACGGAAACTTTGTTACTAATACTAGCGATATCATCTAGCAATTGGCGGACTTCTTGCGACTTTGCGCTATCGTCTAGCGAGGCAACCAGTTCCACGTGAAACACTAAGTTCGCCATGTAGGCAGTTAATTGTTGTTTGATGGCGTTATCTAACATGATGTTCTCCTTGGGCGTCTTGAAAAGCTGGCGGTTGCCCACGATTGGTTCAGCTTTTCAAGACACCCGAAAATCGGGTGTCTTGTCTTACAAATTAGCGAGCGGATCGATTAGATCTTGCCGACTAGGTCTAGTGATGGCGCAAGTGTTGCATCGCCTTCTTTCCATTTAGCTGGGCAAACTTCACCTGGGTGAGCCGCTACATACTGTGCTGCTTTCACTTTACGAAGTAGTTCAGATGCATCACGACCAACCCCACCCGCGTTAATTTCAACGATCTGAATACGGCCTTCTGGATCAATCACGAATGTACCGCGATCAGCCAAACCTGCTTCTTCAATCAACACGCCAAAGTTGCGAGAGATCTGTTGGGTTGGGTCACCTAGCATTGGGTATTTGATCTTGCCAATGGTGTCAGATGTGTCGTGCCATGCCTTGTGGGTGAAATGGGTGTCTGTTGAAACAGAGTAAATTTCTACACCTAACTTTTGGAATTCTGGGTAAAGATCCGCCATGTCACCCAATTCGGTTGGGCAAACAAAGGTGAAGTCAGCTGGGTAGAAGAACACCACCGCCCATTTACCTTTTAGGGTTTCATTTGTCACTTCAACAAAGTTACCGTTGTGGAAAGCGGTCGTTTTGAAAGGTTTGATTTCGCTATTGATGATAGACATGATGCGCTCCTTGGTTAAGTTATCCATCTAGCCCTAAGCAGTGATTGCTGTTTGGGCTTACTTCAAATCGTTGTCGATGGCGTAACTATGCACCTCATCAATAGCTTTTTCCAATTGATTGTTACAAATTGATAGATTGATAAAATCTATTGGTAGGATTAGTACCTATCAGCACTATCAATCACATACATGGAACAACAAAACCACAGTCTGTGTGATATCAAACGTAATAAAAACAATACCTTCATGCAGTATCCTCGGAGAAAATGTTACAATTGTTTCAATCGTTACAGCGGTATTTATCCCCTTTCGCTGTAACAGCGACTTACTAATCTAGATTGAACCCTACCTCGGAGTAAGCCATGGCTTTAGTTTCGATGCGCCAATTGCTTGATCATGCAGCTGAATTCAGCTACGGTCTGCCGGCCTTCAACGTCAACAACCTAGAACAGATGCGTGCCATCATGGAAGCGGCGGATAAAACCGACAGCCCAGTGATTGTTCAAGCTTCTGCAGGTGCTCGTAAATATGCAGGTGCCCCCTTCCTGCGCCAC contains:
- the ahpF gene encoding alkyl hydroperoxide reductase subunit F, with protein sequence MLDNAIKQQLTAYMANLVFHVELVASLDDSAKSQEVRQLLDDIASISNKVSVRLDGTDNRKPSFSVARQGNPARITFAGVPMGHEFTSLVLALLHSGGHPSKASTSLIEQIQGLDGDYAFETYVSLSCQNCPDVVQALNLMATLNPRIRHTMIDGALFQAEVEAKQIMSVPTVYLNGASFGQGRMSAEEIVAKLDTGLVARESAKINEKAPFDVLVVGGGPAGASAAIYAARKGIRTGVVAERFGGQVLDTVGIENFISVKETEGPKLATALEQHVTSYNVDIMNLQRAAGMSEKDGLIEVRLESGATLRSKSVVVATGARWRELNVPGEQAYRGKGVAYCPHCDGPLFKGKRVAVVGGGNSGVEAAIDLAGIVEHVTLLEFGDSLRADAVLQDKLRSLSNATIITRAQTTEVLGDGQKMTGMTYTDRTSGESQTLDVAGVFVQIGLLPNTDWLKGSVELNGRGEVVTGSHQQTSLSGVFAAGDVTDVPYKQIIVAMGEGAKAALGAFDHLIRQTPVAA
- a CDS encoding zinc ribbon domain-containing protein YjdM, producing MSTLPPCPQCDSEYTYEDGDMLVCPECAHEWSKDAGDATEAAKVIKDAFGNELKDGDAVTVIKDLKVKGSSLVVKQGTKVKSIRLVDGDHDIDCKIDGIGAMQLKSEFVKKA
- a CDS encoding substrate-binding domain-containing protein codes for the protein MKKLCCLILCLLIAPWASATRLVMISHAPNSDKWWSVIKQSIQDASQDLGIQIEYWNPPDGDLKKMAALLEKARQEHVDGVMTTIADFNTLAPAIQALGKDHIPVVTFNSGLNSQSNVLGALMHIGQPEYQAAYEAGERARKEGAKRVVCLNNFANNSVSNDRCRGFAEGTGNGAENAMLVIDGNENDSRTKIFNYLSAHPEIDSVMALGPMSAHPLLDVMKKLPNRQLKVYTFDLSDRIVQAIKTGDIRFAIDQQPYLQGYISAMVLNYWLTMPHPDNNVLADIDKINKKVKNNPKLLERLKEYGLSPVYKARNIQSGPGFVTKENASNVEKYAGKYR
- the ahpC gene encoding alkyl hydroperoxide reductase subunit C, with protein sequence MSIINSEIKPFKTTAFHNGNFVEVTNETLKGKWAVVFFYPADFTFVCPTELGDMADLYPEFQKLGVEIYSVSTDTHFTHKAWHDTSDTIGKIKYPMLGDPTQQISRNFGVLIEEAGLADRGTFVIDPEGRIQIVEINAGGVGRDASELLRKVKAAQYVAAHPGEVCPAKWKEGDATLAPSLDLVGKI